In the Enterobacter cloacae subsp. cloacae ATCC 13047 genome, GCGCGCCAGTCACCGAAGGAGGCGTAGCCGGTGATGATGCCATTCTCTTCGCTTACCAGCACCGGATAACCTGCGAGGGTGCGGGCCTCAAACCATGCGATACGGTTATCAGTATCGACCGTGGTATCGTTCCAGATCGCGGCGGTGTGCAGCACCGCGTGGTTGTAAATTTCACCAATAGCGGCGCAGTCTTCTTTGCAGGCATGACGAACGATCATGATGGAACCCCTGAATGTGTTGTTTACTATGTTATTACGTTATTGCTACGATATTACACAACAACCCGGACAGATGGCTACGGTATAAGCCCGATTTTTTTGTTATTAAAACCTCATTGAAATACCGTTCATACACTATAGTATGACGTCATGAACACCATAACAGACACGATGAATCAACGGATTAGCGCAAGAATTCGCCTTGAACGCGAATCACGCGGATGGTCGCTGAGCGAACTCGCCGATCGGGCAGGCGTCTCGCGCGCCATGATCCACAAAATTGAGCGCGGCGACAGCAGCCCGACGGCAACACTGCTTGCGCGCTTATCCGGCGCGTTCGGTATCAGCATGTCAACGCTGATAGCAAGAGCGGAGATGCAGGAGGGTAAACTGCTGCGCCTTGCTAACCAGCCCGTCTGGCGCGATCCGCAAACCCATTACCTGCGCCGCCACGTTTCACCGCGTACCGATTTGCCCATCGATCTTGTCCAGGTTGAACTGCCCGCCGGAAGCGATGTGCCGATGCCCGCATCGTCCTATGCGCTGGCCCGCCAGCTGATCTGGCTGCAGTCCGGGGAGCTGGTCTTTCAGGAAGGCGACACCCGCCACGAAATGCAGGCCGGGGATTGTCTGGAGCTCGGGCCGCCCAATGACTGTCGGTTCATTAACGAAACCAATGAACCCTGCGTCTATCTGGTGGTTCGTCTTAACCAGTCTGGCTCGTAATGTTAAGGCGCTCAGGCGGATCATGAGCCAGGATCAATGGACATCTGTACCATAAGGAGTCTCTGATGAATCAATCTGTTTCGCAAAATCGTCGCTGGGTACTGGCTTCGCGTCCACACGGCGCGCCGGTCGCGGATAACTTTCGTCTCGAAGAGCAGCCGGTTCCGGTACCGGCGGCAGGAGAAGTTCTGCTGCGTACGATCTGGCTTTCGCTTGACCCGTACATGCGCGGCCGCATGAGCGATGCGCCATCCTATTCACCGCCGGTTGAAATTGGTGCGGTGATGGTCGGCGGAACGGTCAGTCGCGTTGAGCAGTCCAGTCATCCGGATTTTAAAGCAGGGGAATGGGTGCTGGGATACAGCGGCTGGCAGGAGTACGACCTCTCTGACGGCAGTGGTCTGGTCAAACTGGGCGAAAATCCCTCCCATCCTTCCTGGGCGCTGGGCGTTATGGGAATGCCGGGCTTTACTGCCTACATGGGGCTGCTGGATATCGGGCAACCCAAAGCGGGTGAGACCCTGGTGGTTGCCGCGGCAACGGGGCCCGTAGGTGCGACGGTTGGGCAAATTGGTAAAATCAAAGGCTGCCGGGTCATCGGTGTGGCCGGAGGCGCAGAGAAATGCCGCCATGCCGTTGAGGTGCTGGGCTTTGACCAGTGTCTGGATCATCATGCCGATGATTTTGCCACGCAGCTTCAGAACGCCTGCCCGAACGGTATTGATATCTATTATGAAAACGTTGGCGGTAAGGTCTTTGACGCCGTGCTCCCGCTGCTCAATACCTCCGCGCGGGTGCCGGTATGTGGTCTGGTGAGCGGCTACAATGCCACCGGTCTGCCTGAGGGGCCGGATCGTTTGCCGCTGTTAATGGGCACCATCCTGAAAAAACGCATTCGTATGCAGGGCTTTATCATCGGCCAGGATTACGGACACCGCATTAAAGAGTTCCAGGAAGAGATGGGGCGCTGGGTGCAGGAGGGTAAAATCCACTATCGTGAACAGGTGACCGACGGGCTGGAAAACGCACCGGATGCGCTGATTGGCCTTCTGGAAGGCAAAAACTTTGGCAAAGTCGTGATTCGCGTCGCGGCAGACAATAAATAAACAAGATTATGGCGGGGTAACCCGCCATATTTATTTGTGAAGATACGATATATTGTCTTTAATTAAACCTACACAGCTTTCGTGCCTTCCTTGCGGATGAGCCAAAGAGCGATAAAAAACCGTGTTTGTACTTTTTGATGTTTATACGCATTTCCCACCACCAGGCATGACGATACAGGATATATCGGACCAACGTCGTTTATTTAAACTGACGTTAATAAATAGCATTAAGTTTTAGCTACAGGAATTGAACATGCTTGATTTGGATCATTTAGAGAAAGCGCAAAGAATCAGTCTTACCATGCAAGTTGAAATCAGTTTGAAAGGGGCATTAATTACAGGCTCGTTGAAACCTGGCGCTCGACTGATTACCAAAGAGATTGCCGATAAATTAGGAACCAGTATCACACCGGTTCGTGAGGCACTTTTGCGACTGGTCTCCTCAGGGGCGCTGCAGGCCACACCGGCGCAGGCGTTTCTGGTGCCGGAGGTCACGCTGGAACGCTATAACGAGATCACCGCTATCAGGAAACAACTGGAACCAATGGCGGTAGCGGCCGCCTGTCAGCATATGACGCCAGCTAAGCTTGAGACGTTGCGCAAAATGTCGGATGCCTTTCATGAGGCGATGCGCAACGGCAATGTTCAGCAGGCGCTGCACGCGAATCGCGTGTTTCGCTTCACCCTTTATCAGTATGCGGAGATGCCAACGCTCAGCGCATTAATTGAGCAGCTATGGATACGCATCGGGCCCTGTATTAACTATCTGCATCAGGAGCTCAACGACATCAAAGCGTCGGCGTATCACAACGAGGAGTTACTTGCGGCACTGGAAAGAGGGGATGTTGAAGCCAGCCAGAAAGCGGTGGATAAACTGATTGATGAAGCTAATTCACTTTTACAGCGTCAATATTTTAGCTGAGGAATTATTTAGTAGCCAATCTATATTTCCGTCGTAAAACATTCGCTCCATGAATAAGTCCTGATGGCTCTACGCCATCAGGAACGATATTTAAGATTACGAAAGAGAAAAACAGGCAATAAAATGCCTGTTTTAGTCCTACTCGAAACGATAAGCAACCGACAGGCCAACGCCGTAGTTACGACCCGGAGCAGGTTCGTAATAACGTCCGTTGGATTCGTTGACAATCACCGAGCCGGCATACGTTTTGTCGAACAGGTTATCAACGCGACCAAAGAGATCCAGGCCCCAGTTGCCATAGTTGAACTTATACCCGGTATTCAGACCGACCACCGTGTAAGACGGAGCCTTTGCCGTGTTTTCGTCGTCGGCCATGATATCGCTCATGTAACGCACGTCGGTACCCGCGTACCAGCCTTCTTCAGGCTGCCAGCCAAACGAGGCAAAGCCCATATTGCGGGCAATACCCGGCATCCGGTTGCCGTTACAGTTGTCATCACCGCAGACGTTGGTGCGGTAGGTGGCGTCCAGATATGTCCATGCCATTTTCAGCTTCCAGTTTTCAGCAAACTGCTGATCGAGGGAAACTTCCACCCCCTGACGACGGGTTTTACCGGCGTTTTTGTAGCTGGTACGTCCGCCAGAGCTGGCATCCACCACAATTTCATCGTCGGTGTCGGTGCGGAACAGGGCCGCGGTCAGCAGGCCATTGCCGATGCGGGTTTTGCTACCCACTTCATAAGTATTGTTGGTGGACGGTTTCAGGCCAATGTTCAGCCCACCCTGGTTATCCGCGCGGTAGGAGAGTTCATTGATGGTGGGGGTTTCAAATCCACGACCTGCCGCAGCGTAAAGGTTCCACGCGTCGGTCACGGCATACTTCACCGCCCCGGCCGGGAGCCACTTGTGATAGCTCGCGTCGCCGCTGTCGTCACCGTTGCCTGGCGTAACGTAATGATCGTTGGAATCAAACCAGACGGAGCTGTAACGCACCCCGGCATCCATAGAGAGTTTCTGGGTTAACTGCCAGCGGGTTTGCAGGTAAGGATCGACGTTCCACATCAGGTTACGTTCGTTGCGGCGCTTGTCGCCTTTTACGCCGTACTCCGGTACGCCGTTGTTCATCAAGAAGTTCTCATACCCGCGACGATCTTCGCTCATGTTTTCGTAGTTCAGGCCGGTGGTAAAGGTCACCGGCACCAGCAGTTCGCCGCGGTGCGTCCAGCGTGTATCGATGCCCTGATAGTGACGCTGCATATCAATCACGCCGCCAGAGTGGGAGGGGCGCAGCTGTGGCTGATAAGGGATCGACTGGTACTGGGTCATTTCGCGCTCGCCAGCGTACATCATGACGCTGAGATCGTCCTGCGCGCTGAGCTGGCGGTCATAGCGCAGCCCGGCCTGGGTCTGCTTGATGGTTTTGCGCGTGTTGTACTGATCGCCACGCGGAGACTGGCGCGGGTTATCCTGCCACTCCTGGTAATTCAGTCCACCCGGATCGTTGGCTTTCATGTCCACGCTGTTAAAGATCAGCGTCAACTTGCTGGCATCGTCAATCCGCACGCCCAGTTTGGCATTGGCGAGATTCTTCCGCGCACCGCTGTGATCGCGGTAGCCTTTGGTGGTAAAGCGGGTGGTGGATACGGTGTAATCCACATCGCCCGCGTGTGTGCCGTCGCCCATCGCGCCGGTGGCTTTCATCCCGTAGCGCCAGGTACCGTAACTGCCGTAATAGCTGCTGGCCTCAATGGTCGGCGGCTGTTGACCGGTCTGGGTGTTGATGTTGATCACGCCGCCGGAGGCGTTGCCATACAGGGCAGAGAAGGGGCCGCGCAGCACTTCCACGCTCTCAACGCTGGAGAGATCGATGTTAGAGGTCTGGCCCTGGCCGTCTGGCATGGTCGCCGGGATCCCATCCACGTACATTCGAATACCGCGCACCCCGAAGGTGGAGCGGGCACCAAAGCCACGCATCGACAGCTGCAGATCCTGGGCGTAGTTCTGGCGGTTCTGAATTTGCAGGCCCGGGACGCTACCAAGCGATTCCGAGAGGTTAATGCGTGGCGCGGCGTGACGCATATCATCGCCGTTCACGACGCTGACCGCCGCCGGGGTATCAAGCTCCGATACCGTTTGTGGGGTGGCGCTGACGATCAGGGTCTGTTCATCCGCGCCCATTGCGGTGAGGGGCGAAAAGATAACAGGAGCCAGCAGCAGTGGAAGCGTAGCCCTATGGGCAGAAATGA is a window encoding:
- a CDS encoding helix-turn-helix domain-containing protein, translated to MNTITDTMNQRISARIRLERESRGWSLSELADRAGVSRAMIHKIERGDSSPTATLLARLSGAFGISMSTLIARAEMQEGKLLRLANQPVWRDPQTHYLRRHVSPRTDLPIDLVQVELPAGSDVPMPASSYALARQLIWLQSGELVFQEGDTRHEMQAGDCLELGPPNDCRFINETNEPCVYLVVRLNQSGS
- a CDS encoding NADP-dependent oxidoreductase, whose translation is MNQSVSQNRRWVLASRPHGAPVADNFRLEEQPVPVPAAGEVLLRTIWLSLDPYMRGRMSDAPSYSPPVEIGAVMVGGTVSRVEQSSHPDFKAGEWVLGYSGWQEYDLSDGSGLVKLGENPSHPSWALGVMGMPGFTAYMGLLDIGQPKAGETLVVAAATGPVGATVGQIGKIKGCRVIGVAGGAEKCRHAVEVLGFDQCLDHHADDFATQLQNACPNGIDIYYENVGGKVFDAVLPLLNTSARVPVCGLVSGYNATGLPEGPDRLPLLMGTILKKRIRMQGFIIGQDYGHRIKEFQEEMGRWVQEGKIHYREQVTDGLENAPDALIGLLEGKNFGKVVIRVAADNK
- a CDS encoding GntR family transcriptional regulator: MLDLDHLEKAQRISLTMQVEISLKGALITGSLKPGARLITKEIADKLGTSITPVREALLRLVSSGALQATPAQAFLVPEVTLERYNEITAIRKQLEPMAVAAACQHMTPAKLETLRKMSDAFHEAMRNGNVQQALHANRVFRFTLYQYAEMPTLSALIEQLWIRIGPCINYLHQELNDIKASAYHNEELLAALERGDVEASQKAVDKLIDEANSLLQRQYFS
- the pqqU gene encoding TonB-dependent receptor PqqU; protein product: MKIISAHRATLPLLLAPVIFSPLTAMGADEQTLIVSATPQTVSELDTPAAVSVVNGDDMRHAAPRINLSESLGSVPGLQIQNRQNYAQDLQLSMRGFGARSTFGVRGIRMYVDGIPATMPDGQGQTSNIDLSSVESVEVLRGPFSALYGNASGGVININTQTGQQPPTIEASSYYGSYGTWRYGMKATGAMGDGTHAGDVDYTVSTTRFTTKGYRDHSGARKNLANAKLGVRIDDASKLTLIFNSVDMKANDPGGLNYQEWQDNPRQSPRGDQYNTRKTIKQTQAGLRYDRQLSAQDDLSVMMYAGEREMTQYQSIPYQPQLRPSHSGGVIDMQRHYQGIDTRWTHRGELLVPVTFTTGLNYENMSEDRRGYENFLMNNGVPEYGVKGDKRRNERNLMWNVDPYLQTRWQLTQKLSMDAGVRYSSVWFDSNDHYVTPGNGDDSGDASYHKWLPAGAVKYAVTDAWNLYAAAGRGFETPTINELSYRADNQGGLNIGLKPSTNNTYEVGSKTRIGNGLLTAALFRTDTDDEIVVDASSGGRTSYKNAGKTRRQGVEVSLDQQFAENWKLKMAWTYLDATYRTNVCGDDNCNGNRMPGIARNMGFASFGWQPEEGWYAGTDVRYMSDIMADDENTAKAPSYTVVGLNTGYKFNYGNWGLDLFGRVDNLFDKTYAGSVIVNESNGRYYEPAPGRNYGVGLSVAYRFE